One Pyrus communis chromosome 4, drPyrComm1.1, whole genome shotgun sequence genomic region harbors:
- the LOC137731136 gene encoding magnesium transporter MRS2-2-like yields MAREGEMVPVDPQSAVAVKKKSSRSWVLLDCTGKATVLDVDKYAIMHRVHIHARDLRIVDPLLSYPSTILGRDRAIVLNLEHIKAIITAEEVLLRDPLDENVIPVVEELQRRLPPVNANCESQTDGKEFPAGQNDIEAGDEDESPFEFRALEVALEAICSFLAVRTTELETAAYPALDELTSKISSRNLDRVRKLKSGMTRLTARVQKVRDELEQLLDDDDDMADLYLSRKLAGASSPVSDSGPANWYPTSPTIGSKISRASRASMITVHGDENDVEELEMLLEAYFMQIDGTLNKLATLREYIDDTEDYINIQLDNHRNQLIQLELFLSSGTVCVSMFSLVAGIFGMNIPYTWNDGYGYMFKWVCIVTGIFCAVVFVLVISYARYKGLVGS; encoded by the exons ATGGCTCGAGAGGGGGAAATGGTGCCGGTGGATCCACAGTCGGCGGTGGCGGTGAAGAAGAAGTCCTCTCGGAGTTGGGTTTTATTGGACTGTACTGGAAAGGCTACAGTCTTGGACGTGGATAAGTATGCCATCATGCACAGAGTTCACATTCACGCTCGCGATCTTCGCATTGTCGACCCTTTGCTCTCTTACCCTTCCACCATTCTCGGCCGTGACAGGGCCATAGTTCTCAATTTGGAG CATATTAAAGCAATAATCACCGCTGAAGAG GTGCTGCTTCGGGATCCATTGGATGAAAACGTTATTCCGGTTGTTGAAGAGCTTCAAAGACGGTTGCCTCCTGTTAATGCCAATTGTGAAAGTCAAACAGATGGGAAAGAGTTCCCTGCTGGGCAAAATGATATTGAGGCGGGTGATGAAGATG AGTCTCCATTTGAGTTCCGGGCCTTGGAGGTAGCTTTGGAAGCAATTTGTAGTTTTCTTGCTGTACGTACGACAGAACTTGAGACTGCTGCTTATCCTGCCTTAGATGAACTTACTTCTAAG ATTAGCAGCCGCAATTTGGATAGGGTTCGTAAATTGAAGAGTGGAATGACGAGGTTGACTGCTCGGGTACAAAAG GTGAGGGATGAGCTTGAGCAGCTGCTGGACGATGACGATGATATGGCTGACCTTTACTTATCAAGAAAGCTGGCTGGTGCATCTTCACCAGTTAGTGACTCTGGTCCTGCCAATTGGTATCCTACCTCCCCCACCATAGGCTCAAAAATATCGCGTGCAAGTAGAGCAAGTATGATCACTGTTCATGGAGATGAGAATGACGTTGAGGAACTTGAAATGTTACTTGAG GCTTATTTTATGCAGATTGATGGCACCTTGAACAAATTAGCCACG CTGCGTGAATATATTGATGATACAGAGGATTACATTAATATACAG CTCGATAACCACAGGAATCAGCTGATTCAG CTTGAGCTTTTTCTTAGTTCCGGGACTGTATGCGTCTCCATGTTTTCATTGGTGGCTGGAATTTTTGGCATGAATATTCCATATACGTGGAATGACGGTTATGGATACATGTTCAAATGG GTTTGCATTGTCACGGGAATTTTCTGTGCTGTTGTCTTCGTATTAGTCATATCATATGCTCGCTACAAGGGTCTGGTCGGATCTTGA
- the LOC137730791 gene encoding E3 ubiquitin protein ligase DRIP2-like has product MSGQVVKRKRKKIEDCVRCPLCNMHFCEATTICECLHTFCKKCIYSKIVDEELDCCPQCNTHLGVAPLEKLRPDRMWDNIVGNIFPSDREKVNVPADNNAQDTTSKPLPSERKMVKEPADCNAQDMTAEVLPYEGRKIKAPADFDVQDITAELLPSESRKSKAPADDNVQDVEAEPLLSGRKKVKEPAVPSTSIPAKRKEIYLSSLLINSPQGSGGSEISGQRRYPARRRFPLPESPSIQKPEKNEDVFHERLKSPQTLKTVALFIKQNSAEGSLKQHMLNKGVVDNSQSGDVKPEIWKPLNRLVEAASKTSPDKINLQLQLPISEPMLPVALNNEACEVKPVIEYGSKSKVGGSVNQSNLAPSGLVSFRKPQRGRKRKPAVPDGLNIPAQSVADANDKCDRILRPIWFSLFASDHQEGFPPLPQLPSCYLRVKDGSFPASFLKKYLVKKLNLTCEDEVEVTLHGKPILPTLEVHNLVDLWLQTTASASPRIQATVGSSAKEYVLPLTYGRKMLLR; this is encoded by the exons ATGAGTGGTCAGGTGgtcaagagaaagagaaagaagatcgAAGATTGCGTGAGATGTCCACTCTGCAACATGCACTTCTGCGAGGCCACTACCATATGTGAATGCCTTCATACAT TTTGCAAGAAGTGCATATACTCAAAGATAGTAGATGAAGAGTTGGATTGCTGCCCACAATGCAATACTCATTTAGGGGTTGCCCCATTGGAAAAACTCAG GCCAGACCGCATGTGGGATAATATAGTGGGCAATATCTTCCCTTCTGACAGAGAAAAGGTCAACGTACCTGCAGACAACAATGCGCAAGATACAACATCAAAGCCCCTTCCTTCCGAAAGAAAAATGGTTAAGGAACCTGCAGACTGCAATGCGCAGGATATGACGGCAGAGGTTCTTCCTTATGAAGGGAGAAAGATTAAGGCACCTGCAGACTTCGATGTGCAAGATATAACAGCAGAGCTGCTTCCTTCCGAAAGTAGAAAGTCTAAGGCACCTGCAGACGACAATGTGCAAGATGTAGAGGCCGAGCCCCTTCTGTCCGGAAGGAAAAAGGTTAAGGAACCTGCTGTGCCCTCAACTTCAATCCCAGCTAAAAGAAAGGAGATATATCTCTCTTCATTGTTGATAAATTCACCTCAAGGATCAGGTGGGTCTGAGATAAGTGGACAAAGAAGGTATCCTGCACGAAGGAGATTTCCTCTACCAGAGTCACCTTCGATTCAGAAGCCTGAAAAGAATGAGGATGTTTTCCATGAGAGACTTAAGTCACCTCAGACACTAAAAACGGTTGCACTATTTATCAAACAG AACTCTGCTGAGGGATCATTGAAGCAGCACATGCTTAACAAGGGTGTGGTCGACAATTCTCAATCAGGGGATGTGAAACCTGAAATTTGGAAGCCATTAAACCGCCTGGTTGAAGCTGCAAGCAAGACAAGTCCTGATAAGATTAATCTGCAACTGCAACTTCCTATTTCCGAACCTATGTTGCCTGTTGCGCTCAACAACGAAGCATGTGAGGTTAAGCCCGTTATAGAATATGGTAGCAAATCCAAAGTCGGTGGTAGTGTGAATCAATCTAATCTTGCGCCATCGGGTTTGGTGAGTTTTAGGAAACCACAACGCGGACGAAAAAGAAAACCAGCTGTACCTGACGGACTCAACATTCCAGCACAATCTGTGGCTGATGCAAATGATAAGTGTGACAGAATATTACGTCCAATTTGGTTCTCGTTGTTTGCTTCCGATCACCA GGAAGGCtttccacccttgccgcagTTACCTTCATGTTACTTGAGAGTCAA GGATGGTAGCTTTCCCGCTTCTTTCTTAAAAAAGTACCTGGTGAAAAAGCTGAATCTTACCTGCGAGGATGAG GTGGAGGTCACATTGCACGGAAAGCCAATACTTCCTACATTGGAGGTGCATAACTTAGTCGACTTGTGGTTACAGACAACAGCATCGGCATCTCCGAGGATACAGGCGACCGTAGGAAGCTCCGCAAAGGAATACGTGCTGCCCCTCACATACGGTCGAAAAATGCTGCTCCGTTAG